In a genomic window of Streptomyces pristinaespiralis:
- a CDS encoding type 1 glutamine amidotransferase, with protein sequence MTPSHAPGRPTAVVVQNTRSGGPGRVGVWLREAGIRLHVLRPYEGEALPRTLDGRPLLVLGGGFLPDDDERAPWLPATRRLVAQALDESTPVLGICLGSQLLAQVAGGIVRARHGRPEFGSTQIRLRPEAADDPLLYGLGPAVPAIERHVDAITELPPDAVWLASSEACPHQAFRVGARAWGVQFHPEAEAERIAGWDRETLARQGFDRDRLHARAVADEGAAVAGWSVFTRRFAQVCARLP encoded by the coding sequence ATGACGCCCTCGCATGCACCGGGCCGACCGACTGCCGTGGTCGTACAGAACACCAGGAGCGGCGGTCCCGGCCGGGTCGGGGTCTGGCTGCGCGAGGCGGGAATCCGCCTCCACGTGCTGCGTCCCTACGAGGGTGAGGCACTGCCCCGGACGCTCGACGGCAGGCCGCTCCTCGTGCTCGGCGGCGGCTTCCTGCCGGACGACGACGAGCGCGCGCCCTGGCTCCCGGCAACCCGACGCCTCGTCGCCCAGGCGCTGGACGAGAGCACGCCCGTCCTCGGCATCTGCCTCGGGAGCCAGTTGCTCGCGCAGGTCGCGGGCGGCATAGTACGGGCGCGTCACGGTCGGCCGGAGTTCGGCAGCACACAGATCCGGCTGCGCCCCGAAGCCGCCGACGATCCGCTGCTGTACGGGCTCGGCCCGGCGGTTCCCGCGATCGAGCGGCACGTCGACGCGATCACTGAACTCCCGCCGGACGCAGTGTGGTTGGCCTCCAGCGAGGCCTGCCCCCACCAGGCGTTCCGGGTCGGCGCGCGGGCCTGGGGTGTGCAGTTCCACCCGGAGGCGGAGGCCGAGCGGATCGCCGGTTGGGACCGGGAGACGCTGGCCCGGCAGGGCTTCGACAGGGACCGGCTGCACGCCCGGGCCGTGGCCGACGAGGGCGCGGCGGTCGCGGGGTGGTCGGTGTTCACGCGGCGGTTCGCCCAGGTGTGCGCGAGGCTGCCGTGA
- a CDS encoding TetR/AcrR family transcriptional regulator, with the protein MNTERRRQLSTAEERRETVLRTAIGAFAARGYFGTTTTEVAKAAGISQAYVYRLFPNKEALFVAVVEHCFVRVRESLEAGAAAAKGSSPEAVLSAMGDAYARLISDNDLMLVQTHAQAAAVSEPAVRDAVRAGYARLVEYVRGASGGDDRQVQEFFAVGMLCHLLVSMDVDTVDAPWTRTLAAGIRHY; encoded by the coding sequence ATGAACACGGAACGCCGACGCCAACTGTCCACCGCCGAAGAACGTCGTGAAACCGTGCTGCGCACGGCGATCGGCGCCTTCGCGGCCCGGGGGTACTTCGGCACCACCACCACCGAGGTGGCCAAGGCCGCCGGCATCTCCCAGGCCTACGTCTACCGGCTCTTCCCCAACAAGGAAGCCCTCTTCGTCGCCGTCGTCGAGCACTGCTTCGTCCGGGTCCGCGAGAGCCTGGAGGCCGGTGCGGCCGCCGCGAAGGGCAGCTCGCCCGAGGCGGTGCTCTCGGCGATGGGGGACGCGTACGCCCGCCTGATCAGCGACAACGACCTCATGCTGGTGCAGACGCACGCCCAGGCCGCCGCGGTCTCCGAGCCCGCCGTCCGCGATGCCGTACGCGCCGGGTACGCACGCCTGGTGGAGTACGTGCGCGGAGCCTCCGGGGGTGACGACCGACAGGTGCAGGAGTTCTTCGCCGTCGGGATGCTCTGTCACCTTCTGGTGTCGATGGACGTCGACACCGTGGACGCCCCGTGGACACGCACCCTCGCGGCAGGCATCCGACACTACTGA
- a CDS encoding DNA/RNA non-specific endonuclease — MAAKKRRSAGPGPSPSGQDKLISDLKQFIRTRGPGFLSDPNVSSIGIGYKEKNGKRGKELALQFTVDKKVRPEGLDELRTAEIPATIDIGGVPVPTDVVQRTYKPHFLVVAEGETPQRQKRVDPVRPGVSVGNIKVTAGTFGCIAFDRNDGSPCVLSNWHVLNGRKGELGDVVVQPGTADDSRIAMNRLGRLKRAHLGRVGDCAVSTVTDREFTRDILDLDVTPTKLGEPQIDDKVVKSGRTTGVTHGLVRRPFALVGINYGGSVGVREIECFEIGPDPRHPADGDEISLTGDSGSVWMFTTRSGRPTDVMAGLHFGGEGDGDPEDRALACFPQAVFDELKITLVPPDPESLEALTGYDPGFLAVPIGTPQLNPSIKEDAVRINGSEVIPYTHFSLALSTSRRFAVWVAWNIDGGTLKKLDRKGIGFAKDPRLPAAAQVSNELYKGRNNRLDRGHIARRADVVWGSLPEAKKANKDSFFYTNITPQMDDFNQSGRNGIWGHLEDAVFEDVRVDELKVSAFGGPVFHEDDRVFRGVKLPREFWKVLVFSESGKLKCKAFLLTQNLEVPEALELDEFRVFQVKLSEIRTRTHLRFPDAMTAADTLMVPESVEDRTPLERQSDIDWS, encoded by the coding sequence ATGGCTGCCAAGAAGCGGCGGTCCGCCGGTCCAGGCCCCTCCCCGAGCGGCCAGGACAAACTGATCAGCGACCTCAAGCAGTTCATCCGTACCCGGGGGCCGGGCTTCCTCAGCGACCCGAACGTGTCCTCGATCGGTATCGGGTACAAGGAGAAGAACGGGAAACGGGGCAAGGAACTGGCCCTTCAGTTCACGGTCGACAAAAAGGTCCGGCCGGAGGGACTGGACGAACTGAGGACCGCCGAGATCCCCGCCACCATCGACATAGGCGGCGTCCCGGTGCCGACCGATGTCGTCCAGCGCACCTACAAGCCGCACTTCCTCGTGGTGGCCGAGGGTGAGACGCCGCAGCGGCAGAAGCGCGTCGATCCGGTCCGCCCCGGGGTGAGCGTCGGCAACATCAAGGTGACCGCCGGCACCTTCGGATGCATCGCCTTCGACAGGAACGACGGCTCGCCCTGTGTGCTGAGCAACTGGCACGTGCTGAACGGCCGTAAGGGCGAGCTCGGCGACGTGGTCGTGCAACCCGGCACGGCCGACGACAGCCGCATCGCGATGAACCGGCTCGGCAGGCTCAAGCGCGCCCACCTCGGCAGGGTCGGCGACTGCGCTGTGTCGACGGTCACCGATCGTGAATTCACCAGGGACATCCTCGACCTCGATGTCACGCCGACGAAGCTGGGCGAACCGCAGATCGACGACAAGGTCGTCAAGAGCGGCCGCACCACGGGCGTCACGCACGGCCTGGTGAGGAGGCCCTTCGCCCTCGTCGGCATCAACTACGGCGGGTCGGTCGGGGTGCGCGAGATCGAATGCTTCGAGATAGGTCCCGACCCCAGGCATCCCGCGGACGGCGACGAGATCAGCCTGACCGGCGACTCCGGATCGGTCTGGATGTTCACGACCCGGTCCGGCAGGCCCACGGACGTCATGGCCGGTCTGCACTTCGGTGGTGAGGGGGACGGGGACCCCGAGGACCGCGCTCTGGCCTGCTTCCCCCAGGCGGTCTTCGACGAACTGAAGATCACCCTCGTACCGCCGGACCCCGAATCGCTGGAGGCCCTGACCGGCTACGACCCGGGCTTCCTCGCGGTACCGATCGGAACGCCGCAGCTCAACCCGTCGATCAAGGAGGACGCGGTCCGGATCAACGGCTCCGAGGTGATCCCGTACACGCACTTCTCGCTGGCCCTCAGCACGTCGCGGCGCTTCGCCGTCTGGGTGGCCTGGAACATCGACGGCGGCACCCTCAAGAAGCTCGACCGGAAGGGCATCGGCTTCGCCAAGGACCCGCGCCTTCCCGCCGCCGCCCAGGTCAGCAACGAGCTGTACAAGGGCCGCAACAACCGGCTCGACCGCGGCCACATCGCGCGCCGCGCCGACGTGGTCTGGGGCTCGTTGCCCGAGGCGAAGAAGGCCAACAAGGACTCGTTCTTCTACACCAACATCACCCCGCAGATGGACGACTTCAACCAGAGCGGGCGGAACGGCATCTGGGGCCACCTCGAGGACGCGGTCTTCGAAGACGTCCGCGTCGACGAGCTCAAGGTCAGTGCGTTCGGCGGCCCGGTCTTCCACGAGGACGACCGCGTCTTCCGGGGGGTCAAGCTCCCGCGCGAGTTCTGGAAGGTGCTCGTCTTCTCCGAGTCCGGCAAGCTCAAGTGCAAGGCGTTCCTGCTGACGCAGAACCTGGAGGTGCCCGAAGCCCTCGAACTCGACGAGTTCCGGGTGTTCCAGGTCAAGCTGTCCGAGATCCGGACGCGGACCCACCTGCGCTTCCCCGACGCGATGACCGCGGCGGACACGCTGATGGTCCCGGAGTCCGTGGAGGACCGGACCCCACTGGAGCGTCAATCCGACATCGACTGGAGCTAG
- a CDS encoding leishmanolysin-related zinc metalloendopeptidase, with protein sequence MGRHINDPFETYRAVADSGRAAELAATTSPFQIEVRFLGGLTNSQKSVFAEAADRWAHVIVGDLETAIINDFTGRVVIDDLLIDAEGVPIDGVNNVPNILGQAGPTRFRRDDAASGAGLPAKGRMRFDSADLTQMEEGGSLLDVITHEMGHVLGIGTVWDDFAVLKDFPGDDPTFVGPEAMKEFGRLTGEGPAPVPVANVGGAGSAGGHWRESVFDNELMSPNIDGSNNPLSRLTVASLGDLGYTVDLDAAQDYELPNLLEIARSGRLPASVQEHVVLPTVPTRIPAERP encoded by the coding sequence ATGGGCAGGCACATCAATGACCCATTTGAAACGTACAGGGCAGTCGCTGACAGCGGCCGCGCCGCAGAACTCGCCGCCACCACGTCTCCGTTCCAGATCGAGGTGCGGTTCCTCGGAGGGCTGACGAACAGCCAGAAGAGCGTTTTCGCCGAGGCCGCGGACCGTTGGGCTCACGTCATCGTGGGAGACCTGGAGACCGCGATCATCAACGACTTCACCGGCAGGGTCGTGATCGACGATCTCTTGATCGACGCCGAAGGCGTCCCGATCGACGGTGTCAACAACGTCCCCAACATCCTCGGACAGGCCGGCCCGACGCGGTTCCGGAGGGACGACGCGGCCAGCGGAGCCGGACTTCCCGCGAAGGGGCGCATGAGGTTCGACAGCGCCGACCTGACCCAGATGGAAGAGGGAGGCTCACTCCTCGACGTCATTACCCACGAGATGGGACACGTACTGGGAATCGGAACCGTCTGGGACGACTTCGCCGTCCTGAAGGACTTCCCGGGCGACGACCCGACCTTCGTCGGACCGGAGGCCATGAAGGAGTTCGGCAGGCTCACCGGAGAAGGACCCGCCCCGGTGCCGGTCGCCAATGTCGGCGGCGCGGGAAGCGCGGGCGGCCACTGGCGCGAGAGCGTCTTCGACAACGAGCTGATGTCACCGAACATCGACGGCAGCAACAACCCCTTGAGCCGGCTGACGGTGGCGAGCCTGGGCGACCTCGGATACACGGTCGATCTCGACGCGGCACAGGACTACGAGCTGCCGAATCTGCTCGAGATCGCACGCTCCGGCCGCCTACCGGCCTCGGTGCAGGAGCATGTGGTGCTCCCGACCGTCCCGACCCGTATCCCGGCCGAGAGGCCCTGA
- a CDS encoding PQQ-dependent sugar dehydrogenase produces MRKRRIATLMGAGALALTVGFQPTANGQPVKVDSDPPVTSAFQKVTLNDRPGEPMALAVLPDLRVLHTARTGEVRIHDPKSGVNFLAADLKKSPSGLYQHDEEGVQGIAVDPDFGKNKWVYLYYSPRLDTPMDNPATPGVNEGDAPQAGTAEDFAKYKGFTRLSRFKLEGNRLDFASEQKILDVPADRGTCCHVGGKIDFDHKGNLFLSTGDDTNPFSSDGYSPIDDSPRRNPAYDARRTSGNSNDLRGKVLRIKVKKNGGYTVPDGNLFEPGTPKTRPEIYAMGLRNPFRFAVDDRTGEVYLGDYSPDAGKADPGRGPSGQGRWMVIDRPANYGWPFCVTQDMPYQDYDFATKKSAGPFDCARPVNDSAHNTGLRELPPVTDAEIVYGYGASEKFPELGTGGIGPMGGPAYRYDRRNTAENRWPAYFDGKPLFYEWTRDQMKAITLGRKNQVEKIEDAIPSITTDGPIDAEFGPDGALYVLEYGTGYFAELPEAQLARIDYTRGNRTPEPKVAADVTNGTNPLTVQFSSAGTTDADGDALSYSWDFDADGTVDSTEPNPKHTFTRNAVFDATLKVTDSTGRSAAASVPVVVGNKAPVVSLTTDPAPHGGTAFHWGDTVTWKVTVTDDQPVDCSKVTVSFILGHDTHGHPLSTSNGCSGSFETFVDGGHAGADNLKAVFNAAYTDTPPNGLPALSSSAEVALTPAD; encoded by the coding sequence GTGCGCAAGAGAAGGATCGCCACCCTCATGGGAGCAGGGGCGCTCGCCCTGACAGTCGGATTCCAGCCCACGGCCAACGGCCAGCCGGTGAAGGTGGATTCGGACCCGCCGGTCACCTCCGCCTTCCAGAAGGTCACTCTCAACGACCGCCCGGGCGAGCCCATGGCCCTCGCCGTCCTGCCCGATCTGCGCGTGTTGCACACCGCACGCACGGGTGAGGTCCGGATCCACGATCCGAAGAGCGGAGTGAACTTCCTCGCCGCCGACCTGAAGAAGAGCCCTTCGGGCCTCTACCAGCATGACGAGGAGGGCGTGCAGGGCATCGCGGTCGACCCCGACTTCGGCAAGAACAAGTGGGTCTACCTGTACTACTCACCCCGTCTCGACACCCCCATGGACAACCCGGCCACGCCGGGCGTCAACGAGGGTGACGCGCCGCAGGCGGGCACGGCCGAGGACTTCGCCAAGTACAAGGGCTTCACCCGCCTTTCCCGCTTCAAGCTCGAGGGGAACCGGCTCGACTTCGCCAGCGAGCAGAAGATCCTCGACGTCCCAGCGGACCGCGGTACCTGCTGCCATGTCGGCGGCAAGATCGACTTCGATCACAAGGGCAACCTCTTCCTGTCCACCGGTGACGACACCAACCCGTTCTCCTCCGACGGCTACAGCCCCATCGACGACAGCCCCCGCCGGAACCCGGCCTACGACGCCCGCCGCACCTCGGGCAACAGCAACGACCTGCGCGGCAAGGTGCTGCGCATCAAGGTGAAGAAGAACGGTGGCTACACCGTCCCGGACGGCAACCTCTTCGAGCCGGGCACACCGAAGACCCGTCCCGAGATCTACGCCATGGGTCTGCGCAACCCGTTCCGCTTCGCGGTGGACGACAGGACCGGCGAGGTCTACCTCGGCGACTACTCGCCCGACGCCGGCAAGGCGGATCCCGGCCGCGGGCCTTCCGGCCAGGGCCGCTGGATGGTCATCGACCGTCCGGCGAACTACGGCTGGCCGTTCTGCGTCACGCAGGACATGCCGTACCAGGACTACGACTTCGCCACGAAGAAGTCCGCCGGTCCGTTCGACTGCGCCAGGCCGGTCAACGACTCGGCCCACAACACCGGCCTGCGCGAACTGCCGCCGGTGACCGACGCGGAGATCGTGTACGGCTACGGCGCCTCCGAGAAGTTCCCGGAGCTCGGCACGGGCGGCATCGGCCCGATGGGCGGTCCGGCGTACCGCTACGACCGCCGGAACACCGCGGAGAACCGCTGGCCCGCCTACTTCGACGGCAAGCCTCTCTTCTACGAGTGGACCCGCGACCAGATGAAGGCCATCACTCTCGGCAGGAAGAACCAGGTCGAGAAGATCGAGGACGCGATCCCCTCGATAACCACCGACGGCCCGATCGATGCCGAGTTCGGCCCGGACGGCGCGCTCTACGTCCTCGAGTACGGCACCGGCTACTTCGCCGAACTCCCCGAAGCCCAGCTCGCCCGCATCGACTACACCAGGGGCAACCGGACCCCGGAGCCCAAGGTCGCCGCCGACGTGACCAACGGCACCAACCCGCTGACCGTCCAGTTCTCCAGCGCCGGCACCACGGACGCCGACGGTGACGCCCTCAGCTACTCGTGGGACTTCGACGCCGACGGCACCGTGGACTCCACCGAGCCGAACCCGAAGCACACGTTCACCAGGAACGCCGTCTTCGACGCCACGCTGAAGGTCACCGACAGCACGGGCCGCTCGGCCGCGGCCTCGGTGCCGGTGGTCGTGGGCAACAAGGCGCCGGTCGTCTCACTGACGACCGATCCGGCTCCGCACGGCGGCACGGCGTTCCACTGGGGTGACACCGTCACGTGGAAGGTCACCGTGACGGACGATCAGCCTGTGGACTGCTCGAAGGTGACCGTCTCGTTCATCCTCGGTCACGACACCCATGGACATCCGCTCTCTACCAGCAACGGCTGCAGCGGATCGTTCGAGACCTTCGTGGACGGCGGACACGCTGGTGCCGACAACCTGAAGGCCGTGTTCAACGCCGCCTACACGGACACGCCCCCGAACGGCCTGCCCGCCCTCTCGAGCAGCGCCGAGGTAGCGCTGACCCCGGCCGACTGA